Part of the Halocatena marina genome is shown below.
GACCGATTGAAGGTGTCAATATCGATCGACGGCCAGCACGAGTGATGCAGCGGTTGTCTGGCCAGCTCACGAATGGTGTCGATGATATCCTCGGCCCTAATGAGATGTGGTGGGGAATCTACTCGACGACGCGTCCAGCTACGAGCGATCCACACGCGATCGAGCGCGAGCAACGTGTCGATAGCCTCCAGAACAATCTGACGACTGATCAGCGTGAAATCGTTGAGGAGACTGCTGAGTGGTTGCGTGATCAGGATGAGAAACACGATGGCAATGAATGGCGGCACTATGCCGTCGTTGAAGCCAGTCCTTCTGAATCAGAGGTGCTGACTCCGGAAAACAGTATAATCGCGCGTATCGAAGAAATTCGTGAGCAGATTATTTCTCTCTTCGATCGAGAAGCAGGCAGCAATGACACACAGTCAAATCCGGATTCGGAAGCGGATACCGATGCCGGTGGTGAGCCACTCGATGATGTTCTCGCTCGGCGTGTTGATTCTGTCAAGCAGGCGATTGGGCGCGTTGAGGATGTGGAACTGACTCGCGCTGATTCAGCTGAGCATATTGAGGTCCTTCGTGCTTTTTGGACGAATCGAGGGACAACAATCGGTGATGCTGGCGACGGATCACCCGCTTTTGGCGGGACTGACTCACTACTAGAACAGGCATTTAAACGTGATCTCGACGGCGATGGGGTAACTCCCACTGAGCGAATGCTTTCCGACGGTCATTTTGATGTCGATAAGGATACCGTCGAAATGGCAGGGACGTTTTGCCGGACTTTCTGGATCTCTAATTGGCCAGTTCGACCTGGACCAATGTTCCTTGAGAATTTGTACACGTATTCTGGCATTGACATCGATGTTCGAATCCACGCTGAGCCGATTAATCGCTCGGCAGCAGTGAACGCAATTGAAGACAAGGGAATCGATATCGGTGCCGAGACCATCAACCGCGCTGAGGAATCGTCATTCGGTGCGCTTTCGATCGGATCTGCCGAGGATGCTTATCAGAGTGCCTATCATCAACTTCACGCTACGTCGGTGAACGCGTGGTATCTGAATGGCTATGTTTCTGTGCGTGCGGGAGATCGGGAAACTCTCGATAACGCCTGCGATGATCTCAGGAACACACTTGAAGCCGATCCAACCGGATGTTCGTTGGTGGCGAGCGGGACGAATCAACGTGCGGCCATTGCCAGTGCATCTCCAGCAGGTCACGATATGTTCTCCTCAGAGGCGACCGGCGACCGCCGCCATCTAGCGCTGTCTGGTGCGTTCGGAGCGATCTTCCCGTTCGGTGTTGACGATTTCTCAGAGTCGAATGGCCTCTATTGGGGACGAGATACGCGCACGAAACGGCCCGTTGTTGCCAATCTTTTCGAAGGAGGGACGGCATCGCATCTGTTCACCACAGGTATTTCCAGAAGTGGAAAAACAACGTACGTGAATGACCGACTCGGAGATTGGTTCCTCGGACGTGATGACCGAACGCTCATAGTCGCCGACACAGAATCTGAGTTTGTGGGTCTGACGGAGGTCTGTGGCGGCGAACAGATCGTACTCGGGGCAAATGACCCCATCAATCCATGGCACATCGAACCGGTTTCCAAGAAACGGCGGCGCAAGGCTAACGATAAGCTTGCGCCGCTAACGGCCCAGATTGACTTCATTACGGAGCTGACGATGAGCATTATTCGGGTCGGCTTATCCCAGACAGCAACGATTGACTCGGATCTCTATGGGTTCTTGCGCTATGCCGTCTCCGAAACGTATCAACGTGCTGGTATCACAGATGATCTCGATACTCATCACCGTTCCTCGCCAACCTATGATGACTTCTTCAACGTGCTCTATGAGATTCGGAAGAATCCTGGCGAACACACTTTCCACGGCACTGAAGGTGAGCGAGCGGCGCGTGTGGATCGCGTTGATGCCCTCTTCAACAGTCTGATTGAAATGATGGACGGTGGTCGATATGACCATCTCCGTGGCGATGGGACGACCGCACTGCTTGACGATGATGTGCAAATGGCCTATCTGAGTATGCCAGACCTGAGTCAATCGTCAAAAGCCGCAAAGTCGATCGGTCTCCAGCTAGCGCTATCACAGATCAGTGAGAAGATCAAGCGAACTCCTGGTAAGACTATCTTTGCTATCGATGAAGCGCACGTGCTCTACCAGACGGAGGAGACGGTCGACTGGTTGCAGTCGGCTGCTCGTCGGTGGGCACGCTATGAGGCAGCCATGTGGTCGATCTCACAATCTCCTGAGGAATTCGTTAAGAGCATGTCGGGGACGAGTGACAAACAAGAGAATAAGCGCCAGATGATTCTCGAACAATCTGCAACCATGCAAGCGTTTTACTCCCCAAAGACCGATCCAGAAACACTAAGCAAATTCGGGATGGAACCTCCTCAGATTCGTGCTGTGAAGAATGATCTGACCCCAGGACGGAACAACGACTATTCGACCTATCTCGTGCAATTTGATGACCTTCAGGGATGGATTGAATGTCGAGCTGAGACCTCCCCAGTCACCGACGCGATCGAGGAGGCTATTAGCGATACCGACAATGTGGTTGAAGAGATTGACGAGGTTGACGAAGCGGTCGAACATCAATCGGCAGGAATCACGACAATCGACGGCCTCGACGCCAATACCGCGAACCAGTTATCGGATTACGGCATCGAGACTCGGGATGATCTCCTCTCAACTGATGCGCATAAACTCGCGGCACTCACGAACGCATCGGGTGACCGGATCGATGGCTGGTATGACGCCGCTCTCGCTCGTAATGGCGCTCACAGTGACGACTAACGACTACCGCACATCATAGACAAATGGGTATTCTCAACCGTTTCCGATCCAGCAGCACCGCCAGTATAGATGCTTATCAGCCGATGCAGGTTACCGAATCACTTGCAGCGAGCGCGACGGATGCTCTTCCCGGTGGCGAACGTGCCATCGTTGTGCGCCCCTACCAAGCGAACGGGGGCATCGAAGCGATGGACGAAGTGCTCACCTCGTTGCATAAGGTCCAAACGCGGACTTCACGCTCGTTACGTCACCCATTCGGGGTCACAGAGAACGTCTCGCCTGCTCATGCAGCCGAAATCCGTTATGGACCTGTTCAGACGGGCACTACTGGTCCTTCCGAGCGCGTTCTCACACTTCAGTACGTACCCTCTGCGAACGATTACGATACCTTCGCCCGTCAACTAGATGATAAGTACCCGGCCTCCGAGATCAAACCACGTGAGGCAGGATTGCTTGAAGTCACGCCAGGGGAATATCTTGCTGGAGCAACGCTCGCTCTCCGGCGGTACACGCTCTACCCGATCAACAACGTTGCACTCGATGGATTTCGGTCAGATCCGATAGGCGCAATTTTGAAAGAGATCGTCGGAACACCCACAACCGCTAGTGGGGCAGCACTCAACTCCGATATAGCCACCAGTACCTCCGATGCCAATGTCGCTGTCCAGTTGATGTTTCAGCCAGCACGCCGGAGTTGGTTGCAGGGAGTTGCTAACGGTGAGGGACTTGAGGACGGACGTGGAGATCGTGACTGGGATAGCGGGGCGGTCGGGACGCCAATCGAAGGCACCCCCTCCGTTCAGGAGTTGACCTACCAGCTCCGCCAACCAACGATCGAGGCACATCGCCCTCTGCCGTGGTCGCAGCCAGAACACATCAAGCATCCTCCCTCGAAACGTGACAAAGACGTGGCGACGATGCTTGAGGAACAGGACGGTAAAGCGTGGCATCTCTTTATCCGTATCTTTGCTGTCTCTGATGATCCGAACGAAGCCGCTCGGCGCGTCCAACGCACTGCCGGGATGTTCCGGAATTATTACGAATTCCGTTCGGAACAATCATTCATCCCCCAGCCAATAACTGGTGACGCGCTCCAGACTCAGTTCACACGGGCTTGTGCACGAGAGTGGGAAGACACCGGTATCGTCAAGACACAGGCCGAGGCCGCAGGTCTCCTGAACGTTCCAAGGTTTGAGGATGTCACGACGAACAGACTCCAGTGGTCGCTTTCCCGACCTGGTGACGGTGTTCCAGTCGGCACTCCCCGCTTTGACTTCGACGCGGTCGGTCTCTCCGATGATCCTTCTCGCATGGAAAAACAGGTAGCGATGCTTGACAATACGGGACCTGGGGACCCGTTCTATTTTGGATTCGGTCGCCGCAATGGCACCGAGGTCGGTGTCTACGAAGAATATCTGAATGCTCACATGCTTGTGACCGGCGGGACCCGCAGAGGCAAAACCACCTCTCTGGGGAATTTTGCTTCACAAGTGTTCGACCGGGACTACGGCGCGTTGGTCATTCTCAAAGACAAAGAGAACGACGTTGACGACTTTATCGAAGAGTGGCCGGAGGATCGCCCTGAGGAGGACTTCGTATTCATCGATACTGGCGATGCATTCGACAAGCGTGTACGGTTCAACCTTTTAGAACTCCCATCGGACGCCGAACCGGGATCGAACGCGTTCGAATCGGCAGTGCAGACGCTTGCTGACGATTGGTCGGCATCGTTCGCGCAAGCTGGCGGCTCAGACAAATACTGGGGTTCGGTAATGGAACGTGTCACTCGGACGGTCATCAATGGATTGGCGAAGTCTGGGCTAACGTGCACACCGCTAGACGTCGCAGCAGCGGTGAGTACCGCTGCTGGGGTTGGTGAATTTTCGTCGTTGATCAGCGACGAGCGGATGCCCTTTATCAAGGATGCTGCTGAACAAATTGCTGAAAAAGAGGATCGTGATCTCGAACCTCTTGCGGGTAGAACATATTTACTCACACAGCACGCGGGGCTGCGGAACTTCCTCTGCGCCCGGAATCCGACTGCAAGCATTCAGGATTTCGTGCGCGAGGGAAAGGTCTGCGTGCTGCGGTTAGATCCTCATCTCGGCGAATCCGAGATCAAATTCATGTTGACTCCGTTGGTCAGACGGTTCTACACTGCCAAGCAGACTATTGACGACGCACCCCGCTTTTATCTCATCTGGGATGAGTTCGATAAGGCCGTCTCCCCACTTACTGACGTTCACGAAATGCTCTCGATCGCTGGCGGAGAAGACTTCCGGATGGTGCTGGCTTGTCAGGCTCCTACGAACCAACTCTATGGAAAGCTTAAAAATGCCCTCCAAAATCAGGTCGACACAGCAATCTCATTCGGAACAGGTGACGATGATGCGGAGTATATCATGTCACACCACTCGCTCACGGATACGGACGACCTTACTAGTCTCGGGCGATTCAAGTTCTGGTTACGAACCTACTATCAGACGAATGACGACGAAGATCTGACCTATTCGTACAAAGTCGATGCTTTTCCGCCAAGTCGAGATGCCCGTCAAGAGGTCTATGGAGACGACTACGAGGTTGATGTGGAGGGAATGAAACGCCGCTCGGTCGAACGCTACGGCGATGTTCCCGAGTCGCCAGAGGAACTCCGATCTAATTCGCATTTCTACGAGATCACTGGCGACGGGCCATTCGCTGGGAAAACCCTTGATGATCTCGACATGACCGACGATGCGTGGCGTAACCGCACGCTTGAGGCAATCGATGACGAGTCCATCCGGCTAGGGAATCCTCATGGCTTTGTTACCATTAGCACATTACTCGATCGACTGCGGCGCTATCTCCCTGGTGGTGGCTCACTCACCAATGCAAACCAAGCGTGGCTGAAGGTGCTTCAACATGTTCCAGACGACTATCTAAGTTACCGCAAACAAGACGGCGAGAGGCAGGTCAAAGCCCTCGACACTGGTTACATGAATGTAGGGGATAGCCCAACCGCTGGCGGAAAAGATCACCAGCTGACAATGAAAGATGCCTACGTTCCACTCACGCAACTTGGTTTTCTCATCGATATTCTAGACCAAGATGCCGACAGTATGCCCGATGCACTGGCCACGCTCGATGATCAGCTCTATCTTGACGGCATCGAAGATCGCAGCGTCATTGCCGAGCGAGTAATGAAGTACCGTGAGAATCATCCAGACCTTCACCGTCTTGCAGGCGATCATGAGGCGTACATCGAGGCTGAACATTCGACTGGAAAAACACAGCCGTCACAGACGATAACTAACCTCGCGGCGGCTCATAACGCTGACCGGCGGTGTCTGTTCCTTTGTCGTCCAGAGGCGGCTGAAGATGTCTATAATACGCTTTCCGAGGGCACCCCGTACTGTTACACAGACCATGACGTGGACGGTGAACGACGGTTCTACACCAAGACATCGGCACTCAGTATAGAGGGCGAGAAGATGACTCGGCTCGGACCAAAGGGTGACAATAACGTCTGGGTTCAAGACGAGCAGACCGGCCAGTATGTCTTGCGGGGTTCAGACGGCACCGAGCACGCCCGGTTTGACTCGGCTGCCGATATTTACAACGACCCGTCTGCATACCCGTCCGGTGGAGAGTGTCGAATCTATCCACCTGTGATTCCCGAGTTCGAATTCGATGGAGGAGATCCGACAGCTGCTGAGTGGGATATCATCGTGGTTCCCGAAGCTGAGGTGGATGAGAACGACGAGAGACAATTGCTGACGCCGTTGGATCTCAAACTTTACCGGCATGACCGCGACAATATCCCGCTGTGTGACCTGCCGGAGACGGACGTTGATGACGACGAACAGGATGAGATATCGTCGGAAACAGGTCGCACGGTCGGTGATCATAGCTCCGACGAAGATAGCTCTGATGAAGAGGAAACAACTGAGAGAACAGACAGCGATGACGATATAGACGACGATACAGCGTCAGAACACGAACCTCGAAAGTTCGAGCGCTTCTGATGCTATTCGTCTAACGTCCGCTCATCGATCTTCTCAACGTGGTCTGCCAACTGATTATAGAGTTTTCCGAGTCTCTCAAGCTCATTCTGTAGCTCCTCAACTTCCTCCTCTAGCTCTGCCGCTGTCACCCTCCCTGAGGAATCCGCTAATTCGTCTGCGATCTTTTGCCCACGGTTAGTGAGGCGATACGTTGCTGAGGTGCCGCCTCGACCGGCGAACTCTTCACCAGTCTTCTCAATTAGCCCCTTCTTTTCTAGCTCTTCAAAATGATATATTCCTGATGGGATGTCCCCGTCTCGGCGTAGCTCCTTAGCATTATGTTCACCACCATAGAACCTTAATCCATTAATAATTCTCGCACGTGGTGTACCCTCAATTCTCTCAATTAGTTGATCAAAGGTCCCTGACTTAGCCGCACTTGCCATACTCCAAAATAGTCCTAAGACAGGCAAAAAACTTCCGGTAATTTCTAGTTACTATCTAATCCCGAGGAACCCGCATCCGGGGGCCTCCCCCCATGGTAGGTGGATGATTTTGGGGAGGCACAATGCGACCGCCAGGCCCGGTCCCCAACCAAACGAAATACTGGACACCCAGGTAAAGCGACGACTGCTGACATCCCGATGTGACGACAGCAGAGGGACACCCAGATGAAGCGAGGAAATACATATTGAAGATGTCACGAAATACTGGACACCCAAGTTGAGCAACGACTGTTGACATCCCGATGTTGCAACACACTGGGGAGCCACAAGAGCGACGACAGGCCGACACACAGGCGTGACGCGTCACACCGACAGACAGGCCTGCACACGACCGGCCTGAAGACCCCTCTCTACGACACACCTGACAAGCGATGGTCTCACACCGGGACCGAGCGTCATTCGCCGCTGTTTCGATAGTTCTATATGTTTTGAGGTGAAAGAAAGACACAGTAGGAGGTAGAGATTGACTGAAATGGCTGATTCCTATCCACGTGGTGCAATCCCGAGTGTCGAGCCGTATCACAGCTACAGCGCGTTTCTCAAGGCTGTTGAACCATCCTACGCACTGCTGAAGTACACCGATATGCGCGCCTTGTTGAGCCGTGGTGAAACCGCTGATTCGTACTTTTCTGCGGAGACGAGCGTGATCACCACGACGACCATCCGAGACACAAAGTTGAATCTGGTCTCGTGGGAGCACGAACTCGAACGTATTCAGGCATTCAACCCCGACTTCCATATTCCAGCAGACTATTCCACCTACGAGCGACAGGACGTTGCTGACCGGACTCGGAATGTTTTGCATTGCATGGAGGGGCTTCTCTGGATGCAGCGTCAGTTACGTGACAATGATAGCGATATCCGACTCATTCCATTGGTGAAAGGCGTTACACCGGAGGAGCGGGCCGTCTGCTATGAGGTATTCGATCGAGCAGGATTCACTGACTATTGTGCTTTCTACGCCACACAGTATTTCACAGGAGGAAACGGGATTCGGATCGACGAACTCGTGGCCGATCTCGAAGCAGTCAACACCGAACAGGATCGTGAGGTCTTCTTAATCGGGTTGCTGTCACCGAATTACCTGAGACGAGTACCGGAATCGGTCGTTGCTGCTGCCGGTCAGACGGCATGGCGTTCGGACATGGCTCCCACAAAACAGAGTGTCACCGAGATGCAACAGCAGTGGAACGAGTTCACTGAGGCTGTTTCTGACTCTCTGGAGACGGATGCTACAGCTGAGATGAGAAACGCGGAGGTGGCCTAACTATGGGTGGGAGGTATGGCGCGAGCGATGATGGTAGCAGCGAGTATCAAGATCGACGGCCAACTGATACCGACCGGAGTGCTGAACAGCAAACAGTTGCCGATGCTGTTCAAGCGGTTGCAGATCAACACCAAACCGGTGATGAGAGTGATGTTGGCAGTCGGTCGAATGAACCCGGACATGGAACCACGGAGACCGGAACGACCCAATGGAGCAGTCAGCATCCGCTCACTGCCATTAGATCGAGCAGCGGATCGAGTAGCAGCTCGACACTCCACGATGTTGATAGTGCGATTGCCGAATACGTCGCTGATCAAATTGAGGAAAACGTTCGCTGGGCTGTCGAAGAAACCGAACCTGATGAGTAACCTATGTT
Proteins encoded:
- a CDS encoding VirB4 family type IV secretion system protein; its protein translation is MTDTNSTDRPEQDSRQLILPQVDTSMSIRGKTMREWTAYIPAAVGITAALFAFLLGAHTVAGGLLAVSATLLVVFGIHIEEELSEAWYLTPRGLAEDYLSYRRLKRELPWGDEAAKLAALHGVRHVCDDGSYARHDGSRLALVGPIEGVNIDRRPARVMQRLSGQLTNGVDDILGPNEMWWGIYSTTRPATSDPHAIEREQRVDSLQNNLTTDQREIVEETAEWLRDQDEKHDGNEWRHYAVVEASPSESEVLTPENSIIARIEEIREQIISLFDREAGSNDTQSNPDSEADTDAGGEPLDDVLARRVDSVKQAIGRVEDVELTRADSAEHIEVLRAFWTNRGTTIGDAGDGSPAFGGTDSLLEQAFKRDLDGDGVTPTERMLSDGHFDVDKDTVEMAGTFCRTFWISNWPVRPGPMFLENLYTYSGIDIDVRIHAEPINRSAAVNAIEDKGIDIGAETINRAEESSFGALSIGSAEDAYQSAYHQLHATSVNAWYLNGYVSVRAGDRETLDNACDDLRNTLEADPTGCSLVASGTNQRAAIASASPAGHDMFSSEATGDRRHLALSGAFGAIFPFGVDDFSESNGLYWGRDTRTKRPVVANLFEGGTASHLFTTGISRSGKTTYVNDRLGDWFLGRDDRTLIVADTESEFVGLTEVCGGEQIVLGANDPINPWHIEPVSKKRRRKANDKLAPLTAQIDFITELTMSIIRVGLSQTATIDSDLYGFLRYAVSETYQRAGITDDLDTHHRSSPTYDDFFNVLYEIRKNPGEHTFHGTEGERAARVDRVDALFNSLIEMMDGGRYDHLRGDGTTALLDDDVQMAYLSMPDLSQSSKAAKSIGLQLALSQISEKIKRTPGKTIFAIDEAHVLYQTEETVDWLQSAARRWARYEAAMWSISQSPEEFVKSMSGTSDKQENKRQMILEQSATMQAFYSPKTDPETLSKFGMEPPQIRAVKNDLTPGRNNDYSTYLVQFDDLQGWIECRAETSPVTDAIEEAISDTDNVVEEIDEVDEAVEHQSAGITTIDGLDANTANQLSDYGIETRDDLLSTDAHKLAALTNASGDRIDGWYDAALARNGAHSDD